A DNA window from Agarivorans sp. TSD2052 contains the following coding sequences:
- a CDS encoding type 2 periplasmic-binding domain-containing protein yields MSRYIYILLFCIILQPLSAMAVDIVRYNQAHSELDKRDAYPLQVVTAALEATRAEYGEYEIVFSPVLLRRKRALQELHEGKLINIYSAPSSQVWERSIEPIYFPILKGLLGYRRLLIHNENAHRFEQLDSLEQLKQLRAGLGLQWTTTKVLKKQDFTVVTSSSYEGLFGMLNHQRFDYFIRGINEIYYEYEERASIYPNMIIEQTKALHLPLPVFLFVSPSEPRLRQRIEKGLWQLHNNGEFTALFNRYHADNIRRSDLKNKTIFKIENDQLSAQPIYDNQQLWVDPLDY; encoded by the coding sequence ATGAGTAGATATATCTATATCTTGTTGTTCTGCATAATCTTACAGCCATTGAGCGCCATGGCTGTAGACATCGTCAGATATAATCAAGCCCATTCTGAATTAGACAAACGAGATGCTTATCCGCTGCAAGTGGTTACCGCCGCATTAGAAGCCACTCGCGCAGAATATGGCGAGTATGAAATTGTTTTTTCCCCAGTGCTGTTAAGGCGCAAAAGAGCCTTGCAAGAGCTACATGAGGGTAAGCTTATCAATATCTATTCAGCCCCTAGCTCTCAGGTATGGGAAAGAAGCATAGAGCCGATTTATTTCCCTATCTTAAAAGGCTTACTCGGTTATCGGCGCCTACTTATTCATAATGAAAACGCCCACCGATTTGAACAACTAGACTCACTAGAGCAACTGAAACAGCTAAGAGCTGGGTTAGGCCTTCAGTGGACAACAACCAAAGTACTGAAAAAGCAAGACTTTACAGTGGTGACTAGCAGTTCATACGAAGGCTTATTTGGCATGTTAAATCATCAACGCTTTGATTATTTCATTCGTGGTATTAATGAGATTTATTATGAATATGAAGAAAGAGCATCTATATACCCGAATATGATCATTGAACAAACCAAAGCGCTGCATCTACCTTTACCGGTGTTTCTCTTTGTGTCACCCAGTGAACCAAGGTTACGCCAGCGTATAGAGAAAGGCCTTTGGCAACTACATAATAACGGTGAGTTTACCGCCTTATTTAATCGTTACCACGCTGATAATATACGACGTTCAGATCTTAAAAATAAAACGATATTTAAAATTGAAAATGACCAACTTAGCGCTCAGCCCATATACGACAACCAGCAACTTTGGGTAGACCCTCTCGATTACTAG